In the genome of Nocardiopsis composta, one region contains:
- a CDS encoding vWA domain-containing protein, with product MSRGGKRGKGKRPDPAREAFLQGAAAAAAHPVLSAIEVRYCAEDCTHVEPGGMAVVDSGGTVHVDASRRAEPAEWTWAVAHCVLHLGFGHVPAAAGEREQPDPALVAARCTAVARFQATLGGTGTPPGHVPLAFPGSDEESLAARWRRDGVPEGYTRCGTGGPGPDHRLVPWQGFRTPPDWQRAFAHGLTRTMAVAMERAGGRPQGPDGRLRDRRPWERALDWFISSYPLLGGIAAGMELVADADLARAHGIAIAAVDASAGEIYINPFAPHTDEEWRFILAHEMLHAALRHGDRRGPRDPYLFNVAADYVINGWLREMGVGDMPNGALHDPRLAGLSAEEVYDRIATDMRRARRLSTLRGKGAGDVLGEPLPRPPKDYVDLDEFYRRGLARGMELHDRGERGLLPAGLVEEIRALAHPPPPWDVRLARWFDEFVPRPQAVRSYARPSRRQASTPDIPRAGRYFPPEEVARCTFGVVLDTSGSMDARLLGKALGAIASYAAARDVPAARVVFCDAAPYDAGYLAPAEIAGRVRVRGRGGTVLQPGIDLLHRADDFPRTAPLLVITDGRCDTLRVRREHAYLLPRGGRLPFRAAGPVFEVH from the coding sequence GTGAGCCGCGGCGGGAAGCGGGGAAAGGGCAAGCGGCCCGACCCGGCCCGGGAGGCCTTCCTGCAGGGCGCCGCCGCGGCCGCGGCCCACCCGGTGCTCTCCGCCATCGAGGTGCGGTACTGCGCGGAGGACTGCACCCACGTCGAACCGGGCGGGATGGCCGTGGTCGACTCCGGCGGCACCGTGCACGTCGACGCCTCCCGGCGGGCCGAACCGGCCGAATGGACCTGGGCCGTCGCGCACTGCGTGCTGCACCTGGGCTTCGGCCACGTGCCCGCGGCCGCCGGGGAGCGGGAGCAGCCCGACCCCGCCCTGGTCGCGGCCAGGTGCACCGCGGTCGCCCGGTTCCAGGCGACCCTCGGCGGCACCGGCACCCCGCCCGGCCACGTCCCGCTCGCCTTCCCCGGCTCCGATGAGGAGTCGCTGGCCGCGCGGTGGCGCCGCGACGGCGTCCCCGAGGGCTACACCCGCTGCGGCACCGGCGGCCCCGGGCCCGACCACCGGCTGGTGCCCTGGCAGGGCTTCCGGACACCGCCCGACTGGCAGCGGGCGTTCGCGCACGGGCTGACCCGGACCATGGCCGTGGCGATGGAGCGGGCCGGCGGCAGGCCCCAGGGGCCGGACGGCCGCCTCCGGGACCGGCGCCCCTGGGAGCGGGCGCTGGACTGGTTCATCTCCTCCTACCCGCTGCTCGGCGGCATCGCCGCCGGGATGGAGCTGGTCGCCGACGCCGACCTGGCCCGGGCGCACGGGATCGCGATCGCCGCGGTGGACGCCTCGGCCGGCGAGATCTACATCAACCCGTTCGCCCCGCACACCGATGAGGAGTGGCGGTTCATCCTCGCCCACGAGATGCTGCACGCCGCGCTCCGGCACGGCGACCGGCGCGGCCCGCGCGACCCCTACCTGTTCAACGTCGCCGCCGACTACGTGATCAACGGGTGGCTGCGCGAGATGGGGGTGGGCGACATGCCGAACGGGGCGCTGCACGACCCGCGGCTGGCCGGGCTCTCCGCGGAGGAGGTCTACGACCGCATCGCCACCGACATGCGCCGGGCCCGCCGGCTGTCCACGCTGCGCGGCAAGGGGGCCGGCGACGTCCTCGGCGAACCCCTGCCCCGCCCGCCCAAGGACTACGTCGACCTGGACGAGTTCTACCGGCGCGGCCTGGCCCGCGGCATGGAGCTGCACGACCGCGGCGAGCGCGGACTGCTCCCGGCCGGCCTGGTCGAGGAGATCCGGGCGCTGGCCCACCCGCCGCCGCCCTGGGACGTCCGGCTGGCCCGCTGGTTCGACGAGTTCGTGCCCCGCCCGCAGGCGGTCCGCTCCTACGCCCGCCCGTCCCGCCGCCAGGCGTCCACCCCGGACATCCCGCGGGCCGGCCGGTACTTCCCGCCGGAGGAGGTGGCACGGTGCACCTTCGGGGTCGTGCTGGACACCTCCGGATCGATGGACGCCCGCCTGCTCGGCAAGGCGCTGGGCGCCATCGCCTCCTACGCCGCGGCCCGGGACGTCCCCGCGGCCCGGGTCGTCTTCTGCGACGCCGCCCCCTACGACGCCGGCTACCTCGCGCCCGCCGAGATCGCCGGCCGGGTGCGGGTCCGCGGCCGCGGCGGGACGGTGCTCCAGCCCGGCATCGACCTGCTGCACCGCGCCGACGACTTCCCGCGCACGGCACCGCTGCTGGTCATCACCGACGGCCGGTGCGACACGCTGCGCGTCCGCCGCGAGCACGCCTACCTGCTGCCGCGCGGCGGCAGGCTGCCGTTCCGGGCCGCCGGGCCGGTCTTCGAGGTCCACTGA
- a CDS encoding GNAT family N-acetyltransferase, protein MIVRDMLPAEAAEVGELRVAAYRAEDLLSVHPPYAEVLRRLGADGKGEILVAAPGDGPGAAAALLGTVMIEPWTPNSEVALGTHEVEVRALAVSPAARGRGVARALMAEVEERAAARGAGRVVLSTQPAMAAAQRLYASRGFTRLPDRDWSPIPGFTLLAYGKDL, encoded by the coding sequence ATGATCGTTCGCGACATGCTCCCCGCGGAGGCCGCCGAGGTCGGAGAGCTGCGGGTCGCCGCCTACCGGGCCGAGGACCTGCTCTCCGTGCACCCGCCCTACGCCGAGGTGCTGCGCCGCCTCGGGGCGGACGGCAAGGGCGAGATCCTGGTGGCCGCCCCCGGGGACGGCCCCGGCGCTGCGGCCGCACTGCTCGGCACCGTCATGATCGAACCCTGGACACCGAACAGCGAGGTGGCCCTCGGCACGCACGAGGTGGAGGTCCGCGCCCTGGCGGTCTCCCCGGCGGCCCGCGGCCGCGGCGTCGCCCGCGCCCTGATGGCCGAGGTGGAGGAGCGCGCCGCCGCCCGCGGCGCCGGCCGGGTCGTCCTCTCCACCCAGCCGGCCATGGCGGCGGCCCAGCGCCTCTACGCCTCCCGCGGCTTCACCCGCCTACCGGACCGCGACTGGAGCCCGATCCCCGGCTTCACCCTGCTCGCCTACGGCAAGGACCTCTGA
- a CDS encoding alpha/beta fold hydrolase yields MSAATPTRRRRAAAAPVQAGRGAVVYDLAGSGTPVVLLHGLGHRRQTWYPVMRELAGGHRLLALDLPGFGASDAPPPGARYDVASLADTVQRICSELGLERPHLAGNSLGGALALELGARGFAASVTAFSPAGFAPAATHAGLRLLAAGARAAGRVPEPVRVAAATSPPARAIARRVLRGDPASPAAARLAFDATLVSAGSPFVRLVPRIASYRFASPVPCPVTIAWGDRDRLLPPSGAPRALRRIPHARLVTLLGCGHIPMADAPHLVAAEIARTAAAAERLADG; encoded by the coding sequence GTGAGCGCTGCGACGCCGACCCGCCGCCGGAGAGCGGCGGCCGCCCCCGTGCAGGCGGGCCGCGGTGCCGTCGTCTACGACCTCGCCGGCTCGGGCACCCCGGTGGTGCTGCTGCACGGCCTGGGGCACCGGCGGCAGACCTGGTACCCGGTGATGCGCGAGCTGGCCGGCGGACACCGGCTGCTCGCCCTGGACCTCCCCGGGTTCGGCGCCTCCGACGCCCCGCCGCCCGGCGCCCGCTACGACGTCGCCTCGCTGGCCGACACGGTGCAGCGGATCTGCTCCGAGCTCGGCCTGGAGCGGCCGCACCTGGCCGGGAACTCGCTGGGCGGGGCGCTCGCGCTGGAGCTGGGCGCGCGCGGGTTCGCCGCCTCGGTCACCGCGTTCTCCCCGGCCGGGTTCGCCCCGGCCGCCACGCACGCCGGGCTGCGGCTGCTGGCCGCGGGCGCCCGCGCGGCCGGCCGGGTCCCCGAGCCGGTCCGGGTGGCCGCCGCGACCAGCCCGCCGGCCCGCGCCATCGCCCGCCGGGTGCTGCGCGGCGACCCGGCCTCCCCCGCCGCCGCGCGCCTCGCCTTCGACGCGACCCTGGTCAGCGCCGGCTCTCCGTTCGTCCGGCTGGTCCCGCGGATCGCGTCCTACCGGTTCGCCTCCCCGGTCCCCTGCCCGGTGACCATCGCCTGGGGCGACCGCGACCGCCTGCTGCCCCCGTCCGGGGCGCCGCGCGCGCTGCGCCGCATCCCGCACGCCCGCCTGGTCACCCTGCTCGGCTGCGGCCACATCCCGATGGCCGACGCCCCGCACCTGGTCGCCGCCGAGATCGCCCGCACCGCCGCCGCGGCCGAGCGCCTGGCCGACGGCTGA
- a CDS encoding acyl-CoA dehydrogenase family protein, with protein sequence MTAMTRSTALSAEHEELRATVEAFAREEVAPVIGDLYERGEFPYDIVAKMGRMGLFGLPFPEEHGGMGGDYFALCLALEELARVDSSVAITLEAGVSLGAMPIHRFGSEEQKKTWLPRLCSGEALGAFGLTEPGGGSDAGATRTTARLEGGEWVVNGSKCFITNSGTDITALVTVTAVTGERPDGRPEISAILIPSGTPGFTVGKKYSKVGWNASDTRELAFDDVRVPEANLVGERGRGYAQFLRILDEGRIAIAALSVGLAQGCVDESLRYAAEREAFGSAIGGYQAIQFKIAEMEARTHTARLAYYDAAARMLAGEPFKKEAAIAKLVASNAAMDNSRDATQVFGGYGFMNEYPVGRFYRDAKILEIGEGTSEVQKMLIARELGLPA encoded by the coding sequence ATGACCGCGATGACCCGATCCACCGCCCTGTCCGCCGAGCACGAGGAGCTGCGGGCCACCGTCGAGGCGTTCGCCCGCGAGGAGGTGGCGCCGGTCATCGGCGACCTCTACGAGCGCGGGGAGTTCCCCTACGACATCGTCGCCAAGATGGGCCGGATGGGCCTGTTCGGGCTGCCGTTCCCGGAGGAGCACGGCGGCATGGGCGGCGACTACTTCGCGCTCTGCCTGGCCCTGGAGGAGCTGGCCCGGGTCGACTCCTCGGTGGCGATCACCCTGGAGGCCGGGGTGTCGCTGGGCGCCATGCCGATCCACCGGTTCGGCTCGGAGGAGCAGAAGAAGACCTGGCTGCCCCGGCTCTGCTCGGGCGAGGCGCTGGGCGCCTTCGGCCTGACCGAGCCGGGCGGCGGCTCCGACGCGGGCGCCACCCGGACCACCGCCCGGCTGGAGGGCGGGGAGTGGGTGGTGAACGGCTCGAAGTGCTTCATCACCAACTCCGGCACCGACATCACCGCGCTGGTGACGGTGACCGCGGTGACCGGGGAGCGCCCGGACGGCCGCCCGGAGATCTCCGCGATCCTCATCCCCTCCGGCACCCCCGGCTTCACCGTCGGCAAGAAGTACTCCAAGGTCGGCTGGAACGCCTCGGACACCCGGGAACTCGCCTTCGACGACGTCCGGGTGCCCGAGGCCAACCTGGTCGGCGAGCGCGGCCGCGGCTACGCCCAGTTCCTGCGCATCCTGGACGAGGGCCGGATCGCCATCGCCGCGCTCTCCGTCGGCCTGGCCCAGGGCTGCGTGGACGAGAGCCTGCGCTACGCCGCCGAGCGCGAGGCGTTCGGCTCCGCGATCGGCGGCTACCAGGCCATCCAGTTCAAGATCGCGGAGATGGAGGCCCGCACGCACACCGCGCGGCTGGCCTACTACGACGCCGCCGCCCGGATGCTGGCCGGCGAGCCGTTCAAGAAGGAGGCCGCGATCGCCAAGCTGGTGGCGTCCAACGCCGCCATGGACAACAGCCGGGACGCCACCCAGGTCTTCGGCGGCTACGGGTTCATGAACGAGTACCCGGTCGGCCGGTTCTACCGGGACGCCAAGATCCTGGAGATCGGCGAGGGCACCTCCGAGGTGCAGAAGATGCTCATCGCCCGGGAACTGGGCCTGCCGGCCTGA
- a CDS encoding ATP-binding protein has product MTTTGPRGQAPACRTGEPPAVLVANRGEIAVRIIRTLRRLGMRSVAVHGDGDAGARHVREADTAVRLGGAALADSYLNGPAIVEAARASGASMVHPGYGFLSENAEFARLCTAAGLVFVGPPPEAIEAMGDKIRAKAAVAAAGVPLLPGFAEEPGAPLDDGELAAAAEKAGYPLLIKPSAGGGGKGMRLVRSAEELAGAAAAARREARAAFGDATLLVERYVERPRHIEVQVLADGHGTVLHLGERECSLQRRHQKIVEEAPSPLVDPALRAAMGEAAVAAAKACGYVGAGTVEFIVQGGPGGAAPEYAFLEMNTRLQVEHPVTEEAVAIRGRRGIDLVELQLRVALGEPLPFGQADVELTGHAVECRIYAEDPARDFLPTGGTVLRLDEPAGEHVRVDSGLDEGTEVTSAYDPMLAKVVTWAPDRASALHRASAALAGYTLLGCGTNVAFLRRLLAHPAVAAGDLSTDLTEQVRPELVPSPEHAVPEEVYAAAALDHQLGLEPEGAGADPFAVPSGWRVGGREWTTWRLRAPGREPVAVDVHRLGPAEPAAAPGAVRRYRVRVDGAEPAEAAAARSADGRTLTVALAGRTERYARAAHGGELWLGSAGAAWSFSDAPSVAPMRGSAAADEGPLRSPMPGTVLAVPVAVGDEVRAGAPIVVVEAMKMEHSVASPIDGTVAHLAVRPGDAVAMDAVLATIAPAGADAPAPAPPGGAGSAAPDQPAPDEPAEEQE; this is encoded by the coding sequence ATGACGACGACGGGCCCCCGAGGGCAGGCCCCGGCCTGCCGCACCGGCGAACCCCCCGCGGTGCTGGTCGCCAACCGGGGCGAGATCGCGGTGCGGATCATCCGCACGCTGCGCCGACTCGGCATGCGGTCGGTGGCGGTGCACGGAGACGGCGACGCCGGCGCCCGGCACGTCCGGGAGGCCGACACCGCGGTCCGCCTCGGCGGCGCCGCGCTGGCCGACAGCTACCTGAACGGCCCGGCGATCGTCGAGGCCGCGCGCGCCTCCGGCGCCTCGATGGTCCACCCCGGCTACGGGTTCCTGTCGGAGAACGCCGAGTTCGCCCGGTTGTGCACCGCCGCGGGCCTGGTGTTCGTCGGCCCGCCGCCGGAGGCCATCGAGGCGATGGGCGACAAGATCCGCGCCAAGGCCGCGGTGGCCGCCGCCGGGGTGCCGCTGCTGCCCGGCTTCGCCGAGGAGCCCGGCGCGCCGCTGGACGACGGGGAGCTCGCCGCGGCCGCCGAGAAGGCCGGGTACCCGCTGCTGATCAAGCCGTCGGCGGGCGGCGGCGGCAAGGGCATGCGGCTGGTGCGCTCCGCCGAGGAGCTGGCCGGCGCCGCCGCGGCCGCGCGCCGCGAGGCCCGGGCGGCCTTCGGCGACGCGACGCTGCTGGTCGAGCGGTACGTCGAGCGGCCCCGGCACATCGAGGTGCAGGTGCTGGCGGACGGCCACGGCACCGTGCTGCACCTGGGCGAGCGCGAGTGCAGCCTGCAGCGCCGGCACCAGAAGATCGTGGAGGAGGCGCCCTCCCCGCTGGTCGACCCGGCGCTGCGCGCCGCGATGGGCGAGGCCGCGGTCGCCGCGGCCAAGGCCTGCGGGTACGTGGGCGCGGGCACGGTGGAGTTCATCGTGCAGGGCGGCCCGGGCGGAGCCGCCCCGGAGTACGCGTTCCTGGAGATGAACACCCGGCTCCAGGTCGAGCACCCGGTCACCGAGGAGGCCGTCGCGATCCGCGGGCGGCGCGGCATCGACCTGGTCGAGCTCCAGCTGCGGGTGGCGCTGGGCGAGCCGCTGCCGTTCGGCCAGGCCGACGTGGAACTGACCGGGCACGCGGTGGAGTGCCGGATATACGCCGAGGACCCGGCCCGCGACTTCCTGCCCACCGGCGGGACCGTGCTGCGCCTGGACGAGCCGGCCGGCGAGCACGTCCGGGTCGACTCCGGGCTGGACGAGGGCACCGAGGTCACCTCCGCCTACGACCCGATGCTCGCCAAGGTGGTCACCTGGGCGCCGGACCGGGCCTCCGCGCTGCACCGCGCCTCGGCCGCGCTGGCCGGCTACACCCTGCTCGGCTGCGGCACCAACGTCGCGTTCCTGCGCCGGCTGCTCGCCCACCCGGCGGTCGCCGCCGGCGACCTGAGCACCGACCTGACCGAACAGGTCCGGCCCGAGCTGGTGCCCTCCCCGGAGCACGCGGTGCCCGAGGAGGTGTACGCGGCGGCCGCCCTCGACCACCAGCTGGGGCTGGAGCCCGAGGGCGCCGGCGCCGACCCGTTCGCGGTGCCCAGCGGCTGGCGGGTCGGCGGCCGGGAGTGGACCACCTGGCGGCTGCGCGCCCCGGGCCGGGAGCCGGTCGCGGTGGACGTGCACCGGCTCGGCCCGGCCGAGCCCGCGGCCGCCCCCGGCGCCGTCCGCCGCTACCGGGTCCGGGTCGACGGCGCGGAACCGGCCGAGGCCGCCGCCGCGCGCTCCGCCGACGGCCGCACCCTGACCGTGGCCCTGGCCGGGCGCACCGAGCGCTACGCCCGGGCCGCGCACGGCGGCGAGCTGTGGCTCGGCAGCGCCGGCGCGGCCTGGTCGTTCTCCGACGCCCCGTCGGTGGCCCCGATGCGCGGCTCGGCGGCGGCCGACGAGGGGCCACTGCGCAGCCCGATGCCGGGCACCGTGCTCGCGGTGCCGGTCGCCGTCGGAGACGAGGTCCGGGCCGGGGCGCCGATCGTCGTCGTCGAGGCGATGAAGATGGAGCACTCGGTCGCCTCCCCGATCGACGGGACCGTCGCCCACCTGGCGGTGCGCCCCGGAGACGCGGTGGCCATGGACGCGGTCCTGGCCACCATCGCCCCCGCCGGAGCGGACGCCCCCGCGCCGGCCCCGCCGGGCGGCGCCGGATCCGCCGCCCCCGACCAGCCCGCACCGGACGAACCCGCCGAGGAGCAGGAATGA
- a CDS encoding carboxyl transferase domain-containing protein, with the protein MLSSAVDTGGAAFTANAEANKALAARLRERIAETSLGGPEKTRIRHVERGKLLPRDRVRAVLDPGSPFLELSPLAAWGLYGEDGRDAPAAGIITGVGRIAGREAVVVANDATVKGGTYYPMTVKKHLRAQEVALQNRLPCVYLVDSGGAFLPMQDEVFPDREHFGRIFYNQATMSRLGIPQLAAVLGSCTAGGAYVPAMSDEAVIVREQGTIFLGGPPLVKAATGEVVTAEELGGGDLHSRVSGVTDHLADDDAHALSIVRDIAGTLGPRPEPAWERRESRPPALDPGELYGIVPTDTRTPYDVREVIGRIVDASEFTEFKAEYGTTLVTGFAHLHGHPVGIVANNGILFAESAMKGAHFIELCDRRSIPLVFLQNISGFMVGRDYEAGGIAKHGAKMVTAVSCARVPKFTVVIGGSFGAGNYSMCGRAYSPRFLWMWPNARISVMGGEQAASVLSTVRRDQMAARGEEWSTEEEERFKAPIREQYEEQGEPYYSTARLWDDGVIDPADTRTVLGLGLSAARRAPLEPVGYGVFRM; encoded by the coding sequence GTGCTCTCCTCCGCGGTCGACACCGGCGGCGCCGCGTTCACCGCGAACGCCGAGGCCAACAAGGCCCTCGCCGCCCGGCTGCGGGAGCGGATCGCCGAGACCTCGCTCGGCGGCCCGGAGAAGACCCGCATCCGGCACGTCGAACGCGGCAAGCTGCTCCCCCGGGACCGGGTCCGGGCCGTCCTCGACCCCGGATCGCCGTTCCTGGAGCTGTCCCCGCTCGCCGCCTGGGGCCTGTACGGCGAGGACGGCCGGGACGCCCCCGCCGCCGGCATCATCACCGGGGTCGGGCGGATCGCCGGGCGCGAGGCCGTCGTCGTCGCCAACGACGCCACCGTCAAGGGCGGCACCTACTACCCGATGACGGTGAAGAAGCACCTGCGCGCCCAGGAGGTGGCGCTGCAGAACCGGCTGCCCTGCGTCTACCTGGTGGACTCCGGCGGCGCGTTCCTGCCCATGCAGGACGAGGTGTTCCCGGACCGCGAGCACTTCGGCCGGATCTTCTACAACCAGGCCACCATGTCCCGGCTGGGCATCCCGCAGCTGGCCGCGGTGCTGGGCTCGTGCACCGCCGGCGGCGCCTACGTCCCGGCGATGAGCGACGAGGCGGTCATCGTCCGCGAGCAGGGCACCATCTTCCTCGGCGGGCCGCCGCTGGTGAAGGCCGCCACCGGCGAGGTGGTCACCGCCGAGGAGCTGGGCGGCGGCGACCTGCACTCCCGCGTCTCCGGGGTGACCGACCACCTCGCCGACGACGACGCGCACGCGCTGTCCATCGTCCGCGACATCGCCGGCACCCTCGGCCCGCGGCCGGAACCCGCCTGGGAGCGGCGCGAGTCCCGCCCGCCCGCGCTCGACCCCGGCGAGCTGTACGGCATCGTGCCGACCGACACCCGCACCCCCTACGACGTGCGCGAGGTGATCGGCCGAATCGTCGACGCCAGCGAGTTCACCGAGTTCAAGGCCGAGTACGGCACCACCCTGGTGACCGGCTTCGCGCACCTGCACGGCCACCCGGTGGGGATCGTCGCCAACAACGGCATCCTGTTCGCCGAGTCGGCGATGAAGGGCGCGCACTTCATCGAGCTGTGCGACCGCCGCTCCATCCCGCTGGTGTTCCTGCAGAACATCTCCGGGTTCATGGTCGGCCGCGACTACGAGGCCGGCGGCATCGCCAAGCACGGCGCGAAGATGGTCACCGCCGTCTCCTGCGCCCGGGTGCCCAAGTTCACCGTGGTCATCGGCGGCTCGTTCGGCGCCGGCAACTACAGCATGTGCGGCCGCGCCTACTCGCCCCGGTTCCTGTGGATGTGGCCCAACGCCCGGATCTCGGTGATGGGCGGCGAGCAGGCCGCATCGGTGCTGTCCACGGTGCGCCGCGACCAGATGGCCGCGCGCGGCGAAGAGTGGAGCACCGAGGAGGAGGAGCGCTTCAAGGCGCCCATCCGCGAGCAGTACGAGGAGCAGGGCGAACCCTACTACTCCACCGCCCGGCTGTGGGACGACGGCGTGATCGACCCCGCGGACACCCGCACCGTGCTCGGCCTGGGCCTGTCGGCCGCCCGCCGCGCACCGCTGGAGCCCGTGGGCTACGGCGTCTTCAGGATGTGA
- a CDS encoding SACE_7040 family transcriptional regulator, translating into MANRVAGARRAEILRAAAELFAARGYHGVSIEDLGRAVGTSGPALYRHFPGKEALLGAMLLDISERLAAQGAELAAAASGPGAALDALLRGHIDFALSEPALITVHDRELGNVPEPDRRRIRSLQRGYAERWVAVLAELRPGVPAETLRAGVHAAFGLLNSTPHSAGRLTPDRMSALLFRMGRAALLSATEDGAGP; encoded by the coding sequence ATGGCCAACCGGGTCGCCGGAGCGCGCCGCGCCGAGATCCTGCGCGCGGCGGCCGAGCTGTTCGCGGCGCGCGGCTACCACGGCGTCTCGATCGAGGACCTGGGGCGCGCGGTGGGCACCAGCGGCCCGGCGCTCTACCGGCACTTCCCCGGCAAGGAGGCGCTGCTCGGCGCGATGCTGCTGGACATCAGCGAGCGGCTGGCCGCGCAGGGCGCCGAGCTGGCCGCCGCGGCCTCCGGGCCGGGCGCCGCACTGGACGCACTGCTCCGCGGGCACATCGACTTCGCGCTGAGCGAGCCGGCCCTGATCACCGTGCACGACCGCGAGCTCGGCAACGTCCCCGAGCCGGACCGCCGCCGGATCCGCAGCCTGCAGCGCGGCTATGCCGAGCGGTGGGTCGCGGTCCTGGCCGAGCTGCGCCCCGGCGTCCCCGCCGAGACGCTGCGCGCCGGCGTGCACGCCGCCTTCGGGCTGCTCAACTCCACCCCGCACAGCGCCGGCCGGCTCACCCCGGACCGGATGTCGGCCCTGCTGTTCCGGATGGGCCGGGCCGCGCTGCTCTCCGCCACGGAGGACGGCGCCGGCCCCTGA
- a CDS encoding NAD(P)/FAD-dependent oxidoreductase produces the protein MVIGAGFAGLHTLRRLERRVPRGAAEIVLVAPNDYMLYSPLLPQVASGLLTPQSLAISLNRVLRRTRMVPGTAVGVDTEARVVVIEKINGEFTHERYDRLVLAPGSLTRAFDIPGLRDHAFGNKNLAEAVVLRDHVLAQLELANASHDPVEREERCRFIVVGGGYSGAETAAALERLTRDMARRYPELRPLISWHLVDVAPHILPELGVKLGDEALDLLRRMGIEVKLGVSVKEVTENRVTLTDGRVLPCRTLIWTAGTTPSPLMGTLGGEVDRGRLVVGADMAAPGLPGVFALGDAAAVPDLSREDGRYCPPTAQYAQRQGAVAADNVISSLLGRPLHEFHHKDLGLVVDLSGKEALARPLGYELTGLPALGVTRAYHLMAVPSAPSRARVLANWAIDTLLGGEVSRLGFHHGKPSAFVDIEQDHYLAADAVKKEAARLTRSD, from the coding sequence GTGGTGATCGGCGCCGGGTTCGCCGGTCTGCACACGCTGCGCAGGCTGGAGCGGCGCGTCCCGCGCGGAGCGGCCGAGATCGTCCTCGTCGCACCGAACGACTACATGCTCTACAGCCCGCTGCTCCCGCAGGTGGCCTCGGGGCTGCTCACGCCGCAGTCGCTGGCGATTTCCCTGAACAGGGTGCTGCGCCGCACCCGGATGGTGCCCGGCACCGCGGTGGGGGTGGACACCGAGGCCCGGGTGGTGGTGATCGAGAAGATCAACGGCGAATTCACCCACGAGCGCTACGACCGACTGGTGCTGGCGCCCGGCAGCCTCACCCGGGCCTTCGACATCCCGGGGCTGCGCGACCACGCCTTCGGCAACAAGAACCTCGCCGAGGCGGTGGTCCTCCGCGACCACGTGCTGGCCCAGCTGGAACTGGCCAACGCCAGCCACGACCCGGTGGAGCGCGAGGAGCGCTGCCGGTTCATCGTGGTGGGCGGCGGCTACAGCGGCGCCGAGACGGCGGCCGCGCTGGAGCGGCTCACCCGGGACATGGCGCGCCGCTACCCGGAGCTGCGCCCGCTGATCAGCTGGCACCTGGTCGACGTCGCCCCGCACATCCTGCCCGAGCTCGGCGTCAAGCTCGGCGACGAGGCGCTGGACCTGCTGCGCAGGATGGGCATCGAGGTCAAGCTGGGGGTCTCGGTCAAGGAGGTCACCGAGAACCGGGTGACGCTGACCGACGGGCGGGTGCTGCCCTGCCGCACCCTCATCTGGACCGCGGGGACCACGCCCAGCCCGCTGATGGGCACGCTCGGCGGCGAGGTGGACCGGGGCCGGCTGGTGGTCGGCGCGGACATGGCCGCCCCCGGCCTGCCCGGGGTCTTCGCGCTGGGCGACGCCGCGGCCGTGCCCGACCTGTCCCGGGAGGACGGCCGGTACTGCCCGCCCACCGCGCAGTACGCGCAGCGGCAGGGCGCGGTCGCCGCGGACAACGTCATCTCCTCGCTGCTCGGCCGGCCGCTGCACGAGTTCCACCACAAGGACCTGGGCCTGGTCGTCGACCTGAGCGGCAAGGAGGCGCTGGCCCGGCCGCTGGGGTATGAGCTGACCGGGCTGCCGGCGCTCGGCGTGACCCGGGCCTACCACCTGATGGCGGTCCCCTCCGCCCCCTCCCGGGCCCGGGTGCTGGCCAACTGGGCGATCGACACCCTGCTCGGCGGGGAGGTCTCCCGGCTCGGCTTCCACCACGGCAAGCCGTCGGCCTTCGTCGACATCGAGCAGGACCACTACCTGGCGGCCGACGCGGTCAAGAAGGAGGCCGCCCGGCTGACCCGGAGCGATTGA
- a CDS encoding heavy-metal-associated domain-containing protein: MAATTITVTGMTCEHCVRSVKEEVSEIPGVTSVDVDLGSGRVDIASSGPIPQERLKAAIDEAGYEITG, from the coding sequence GTGGCAGCCACCACCATCACGGTCACCGGCATGACCTGCGAGCACTGCGTCCGCTCGGTGAAGGAGGAGGTCTCGGAGATCCCCGGGGTCACCTCGGTGGACGTCGACCTCGGCAGCGGCCGGGTGGACATCGCGAGCAGCGGGCCGATCCCCCAGGAGCGGCTCAAGGCCGCGATCGACGAGGCCGGGTACGAGATCACCGGCTGA
- a CDS encoding metal-sensitive transcriptional regulator gives MATYGYHDDKQSHINRLRRIEGQVRGLQRMVEEDEYCIDILTQTAAVNKALRSFALSMLDEHLKHCVGHAVANGGEEADEKVREASEAIARLVRS, from the coding sequence ATGGCGACCTACGGCTACCACGACGACAAGCAGAGCCACATCAACCGGCTGCGCAGGATCGAAGGCCAGGTCCGGGGGTTGCAGCGGATGGTCGAGGAGGACGAGTACTGCATCGACATCCTCACCCAGACCGCCGCGGTCAACAAGGCGCTGCGCTCCTTCGCCCTCTCCATGCTCGACGAGCACCTCAAGCACTGCGTCGGGCACGCCGTCGCCAACGGCGGCGAGGAGGCCGACGAGAAGGTGCGCGAGGCCTCCGAGGCGATCGCGCGCCTGGTGCGCTCCTGA